From the Myripristis murdjan chromosome 14, fMyrMur1.1, whole genome shotgun sequence genome, one window contains:
- the rps6ka4 gene encoding LOW QUALITY PROTEIN: ribosomal protein S6 kinase alpha-4 (The sequence of the model RefSeq protein was modified relative to this genomic sequence to represent the inferred CDS: inserted 2 bases in 2 codons; substituted 1 base at 1 genomic stop codon) → MPGDASDSSDDSDAKTKEKACTVKHQITNANLTGHTERVGMENFELLKVLGTGAYGKVFLVRKNSGHDEGQLYAMKVLKKAAIVQKAKTTEHTRTERQVLEHIRQSPFLVTLHYAFQTQSKLHLILDYVSGGEMFTHLYQRDHFSEEAVRIYIGEIILALEHLHKLGIVYRDIKLENILLDSEGHVVLTDFGLSKEFLEEEKERTYSFCGTIEYMAPEIIRGKSGHGKSVDWWSLGILMFELLTGASPFTLXGERNSQARRILRCEPPFPSMIGSTAQDLLRKLLVKDPHRRLGSGPRGAEDIKAHPFFKGLELAADLAEKKVASPFRPELKSELDVGKLCXGVHGMDPXYSPASTPPSTGRLFQGYSFIAPSILFNKNAVMGEFMESQISADRPGSASVQRSAMLEESQFFQNYELCLQGPPLGEGSFSVCRKCRHKQSGHEYAVKIVSRRMEANTQREIAALRQCEAHPNIVKLHDVYTDQYHTYLVMELLHGGELLERIKKKKLFGEAEASQLLQSLVSAVSFMHEAGVVHRDLKPENVLFADEGEDAVLKVIDFGFARLCPAGSAPLQTPCFTLQYAAPELFESAGYDKACDLWSLGVILYTMLSGQVPFQSEQRGMTSSFAADIMQKIKEGDFSLAGEAWKGVSEEAKELVKGLLTVDPERRLKLSDLKENSWLQGGASMSTTPLCTPDVLESSGPTVRTYVNATYKAFNRGKREGFFLKSVDNAPLAKRRKLKMTSTGVETRWSSSSSSSSSSTSSSASATPSKAQPNQTVTPKQS, encoded by the exons ATGCCTGGGGACGCATCTGATAGTAGTGATGACTCCGATGCAAAAACGAAAGAAAAAGCCTGTACCGTCAAGCATCAGATCACCAATG CTAACCTCACAGGCCATACTGAGAGGGTCGGCATGGAGAACTTTGAGCTTCTCAAAGTGTTGGGTACAGGAG CATATGGAAAAGTGTTTTTGGTCAGGAAGAACAGCGGTCATGATGAAGGCCAGCTATACGCTATGAAG GTGTTGAAGAAAGCAGCCATTGTTCAAAAGGCAAAGACAACAGAACACACTcgcacagagaggcaggtgCTGGAGCACATCCGCCAGTCTCCCTTCTTGGTCACCCTGCACTATGCCTTTCAGACGCAGAGCAAGCTACACCTCATCTTAG aCTATGTGAGCGGTGGGGAGATGTTCACTCACTTGTACCAGCGGGATCACTTTAGTGAGGAGGCGGTGCGCATTTACATTGGGGAGATAATCCTGGCTTTGGAGCACCTGCACAAG CTTGGGATTGTTTACAGAGACATCAAATTGGAAAACATCCTTCTAGACAGTGAAGGACATGTTGTTCTGACAGATTTTGGACTTAGTAAAGAGTTTCTGGAAGAGGAG AAGGAAAGGACCTACTCTTTCTGCGGCACCATTGAGTACATGGCTCCTGAAATCATCAGGGGGAAGTCAGGTCATGGCAAG TCGGTAGATTGGTGGAGTCTCGGGATCCTGATGTTTGAGTTGCTGACAGGAGCATCTCCGTTTACct gaggagagaggaactCCCAAGCGAG ACGTATTTTGCGCTGTGAGCCCCCGTTCCCCTCCATGATCGGATCCACAGCTCAGGACCTGCTGAGGAAGTTACTGGTGAAAGATCCACACAGGAGACTCGGCTCTGGGCCGCGAGGGGCTGAAGACATCAAAGCACATCCCTTCTTTAAG GGACTGGAACTGGCTGCTGACCTTGCGGAAAAGAAGGTGGCGAGTCCATTCAGGCCAGAGCTTAAAAGTGAACTCGATGTGGGGAAACTTTGCTGAGGAGTTCACGGGATGGATC TCTATTCCCCTGCCAGCACACCTCCAAGCACAGGCCGCCTGTTCCAG GGCTACTCATTTATCGCTCCCTCCATCCTGTTCAACAAGAACGCAGTGATGGGAGAATTCATGGAATCCCAGATCAGCGCTGATCGACCGGGCTCGGCCTCTGTCCAGCGCAGTGCTATGTTAGAG GAATCACAGTTTTTTCAGAACTATGAGCTGTGCCTCCAGGGGCCACCCCTGGGTGAAGGGAGCTTCTCTGTGTGCAGGAAGTGCCGACACAAGCAAAGTGGCCACGAATATGCCGTCAAGATCGTTAGCCGCAG AATGGAAGCAAACACCCAGAGGGAGATTGCTGCTTTAAGACAATGTGAGGCTCACCCCAACATTGTCAAGCTGCATGACGTCTACActgaccag taCCACACATACTTGGTTATGGAGCTTCTGCACGGCGGAGAGCTGCTGGAGAGgatcaagaagaagaagctctTTGGTGAGGCGGAGGCCAGCCAGCTGTTGCAGAGTCTGGTCTCAGCTGTCAGCTTCATGCACGAGGCTGGAGTGGTGCACCGAGACCTCAAACCAGAG AACGTGCTGTTTGCAGATGAGGGAGAAGACGCAGTGCTAAAAGTGATAGATTTTGGGTTTGCCCGTCTGTGCCCTGCAGGCAGCGCCCCTCTGCAGACTCCTTGCTTCACGCTGCAGTACGCTGCACCTGAACTCTTTGAGAGCGCAGGTTATGACAAGGCCTGCGACCTCTGGAGTCTTGGGGTCATCCTG taCACCATGCTGTCGGGCCAGGTGCCGTTTCAGAGTGAGCAGCGTGGGATGACCTCATCGTTTGCCGCTGATATCATGCAAAAGATAAAAGAGGGAGACTTCTCACTGGCTGGGGAGGCATGGAAGGGAGTGTCGGAGGAGGCCAAAGAGCTTGTGAAAG GCCTGCTGACAGTGGATCCAGAGCGGCGTCTCAAGCTGTCTGATCTGAAAGAGAACAGCTGGCTGCAGGGCGGAGCGTCCATGTCTACCACTCCACTGTGCACTCCAGATGTGCTGGAGTCCAGTGGGCCTACTGTCCGCACATATGTCAACGCCACTTATAAG GCTTTCAACCGTGGGAAGAGAGAGGGCTTCTTTTTGAAGAGCGTCGACAATGCCCCCCTCGCAAAGCGACGGAAACTCAAGATGACAAGTACGGGTGTGGAAACCCGATGGAGTTCatcctcttcgtcctcctcttcatccacttcttcctctgcctctgcaaCTCCTTCCAAAGCACAGCCAAACCAAACTGTGACCCCAAAGCAGAGCTAG